The genome window TAAATTCGGTAAAAAGGGATAATTTCAAAGATGTGATTGCTGCCATTAAAGAAGCGGATGTGCTGATAAGCGGCGGAGGAAGCTTGATTCAAGATGCTACAAGTTTCCTCTCCCTTTTATACTACCTTTCGGTGATATATATTGCAAAAAAATTGGGGAAAAAGGTGTTTATTTTTGCCCAGGGTTATGGTCCTGTAAAAAGGAATATTTCAAAAAAACTTGCCAAGTATATTCTGAACAAAGTGGACTATATTACTCTGAGAGATGAAGATTCCAAAAGGGATTTACTGAATTTGGGACTATCACCATCGAAAATAACGGTTACAGCGGACCCCGTTATAGGGATTGAACCCGAGGCTATTGACGAAGATGCCGGCAAAAACATATTATTAAAAAAGGGCGTGGATTTCAAAAAACCATTAATTGGTATATCCATAAGAAGCCACGATGATAATGAAAAAATTATAGAGGAAGTTTCGCGCTTTGTAGAAATTTTTCAAGGTGGTGCCGATTTTTTGCTGATACCCTATCATTTTCCCGCCGATCTGGACATATCAAAAAAGGTAATGCAAAAAACTTACAATAACAATGTTTACCTTATTGAAGAAAATATTGACCCGATTAGCGCTTTTTCCATTTTAAAAAATTTAAATCTTATCGTGGGAATGAGATTACACTCTTTAATAATGGCTTGCGCCCTTTTTATTCCGACGATAGGAATCTCCTATGATCCCAAAGTAGATAGGTTTATGAAAATGGCGGGGAATACCTTT of Thermovenabulum gondwanense contains these proteins:
- the csaB gene encoding polysaccharide pyruvyl transferase CsaB, which gives rise to MKGAVISGYYGFNNLGDEAVLYFILENLKREIPGVKITVLSNSPENTSKTYGVNSVKRDNFKDVIAAIKEADVLISGGGSLIQDATSFLSLLYYLSVIYIAKKLGKKVFIFAQGYGPVKRNISKKLAKYILNKVDYITLRDEDSKRDLLNLGLSPSKITVTADPVIGIEPEAIDEDAGKNILLKKGVDFKKPLIGISIRSHDDNEKIIEEVSRFVEIFQGGADFLLIPYHFPADLDISKKVMQKTYNNNVYLIEENIDPISAFSILKNLNLIVGMRLHSLIMACALFIPTIGISYDPKVDRFMKMAGNTFFMDAKEISGEKIYEMAIIRLKEGITKEERESILNLKKRAGETVKKLIEILI